A window of Longispora fulva contains these coding sequences:
- a CDS encoding polysaccharide deacetylase family protein gives MAALAIVVVLGGAWAGGVAGRSRREALWQPAGPMTPTLAPSPTPSPTPSPSPSPSASPSAQAPAPPVADGPSGAMRFTGTSAVALTFDDGPDPVNTPRILDILKQNGVKATFCLVGFRARDHPELVRRIAAEGHSLCNHSWQHLLDLAKHDDGYIRADLQRTNDAIHNAAPGVPITLFRAPGGNFTPGLVAMARQMGMRSAYWDVDPRDWESAKYGTGGPMIEHVVGAVNSSTRPGSIVLSHDNGKPDTIEAYRRLIPTLKNRFTLVPL, from the coding sequence GTGGCTGCGCTCGCCATCGTTGTCGTGCTCGGCGGGGCCTGGGCCGGCGGAGTCGCGGGCCGTTCCCGCCGCGAGGCGCTCTGGCAACCGGCGGGCCCGATGACGCCGACGCTCGCCCCGAGCCCCACCCCGTCGCCGACCCCCTCGCCGTCGCCGTCGCCCTCGGCGTCCCCGTCGGCGCAGGCCCCGGCCCCGCCCGTGGCCGACGGCCCCAGCGGTGCGATGCGCTTCACGGGTACCAGCGCCGTGGCGCTCACTTTCGACGACGGCCCCGACCCGGTGAACACACCGCGGATCCTCGACATCCTCAAGCAGAACGGGGTCAAGGCCACGTTCTGCCTGGTCGGCTTCCGGGCCCGCGACCACCCCGAGCTGGTCCGCAGGATCGCCGCCGAGGGGCACAGCCTGTGCAACCACTCCTGGCAGCACCTGCTCGACCTCGCCAAGCACGACGACGGGTACATCCGTGCCGACCTGCAGCGCACCAACGACGCCATCCACAATGCCGCGCCCGGCGTGCCGATCACGCTGTTCCGGGCGCCCGGCGGCAACTTCACCCCGGGGCTGGTCGCGATGGCCCGGCAGATGGGCATGCGCTCGGCGTACTGGGACGTGGACCCCCGGGACTGGGAGAGCGCCAAGTACGGCACGGGCGGGCCGATGATCGAGCACGTGGTGGGTGCGGTGAACTCGTCGACGCGGCCGGGGTCGATCGTGTTGTCCCACGACAACGGGAAGCCGGACACGATCGAGGCGTACCGTCGGTTGATTCCGACGCTGAAGAACCGGTTCACCCTCGTGCCGCTGTAG
- a CDS encoding MarR family winged helix-turn-helix transcriptional regulator: protein MTDTELVNAWRGLLERYHATSCALDRELNEKHQLGVSEFEVLERLDQNEECMRIQELAASVHLSQSALSRVVARLERDFLVTREICATDRRGVYVKLTDTGAQRYTEALPTQRAVLADNLA, encoded by the coding sequence GTGACCGACACCGAGCTCGTCAACGCCTGGCGCGGCCTTCTGGAGCGCTACCACGCCACCTCCTGTGCCCTCGACCGTGAGCTGAACGAGAAGCACCAGCTCGGCGTCAGCGAGTTCGAGGTGCTGGAACGCCTGGACCAGAACGAGGAGTGCATGCGGATCCAGGAGCTCGCCGCCAGCGTGCACCTGAGCCAGAGCGCGCTGTCCCGGGTCGTCGCCCGACTCGAACGGGACTTCCTCGTCACCCGCGAGATCTGCGCGACCGACCGCCGGGGTGTCTACGTGAAGCTCACGGACACCGGCGCCCAGCGGTACACGGAGGCGTTGCCGACCCAGAGGGCTGTGTTGGCGGACAACCTGGCGTAA